Proteins from a single region of Gemmatirosa kalamazoonensis:
- a CDS encoding TIM-barrel domain-containing protein, with protein MRLLRAGAAISLAARAHAQPIAAAGQPAQLDVRAAGAASVRVTLKPAAMAAAFPYTPALVERTYAAPAISVRELRAPVRRTVGALTVEVRPDPLTVVVLRAAGDTVQRLTFQPDGSLAFRVDDAPVLGMGEGGPRPQQGTPWRTAPIQFDRRGRLDEMEPRWQSDAYGSRNPAAVLVGTGGWGLFVPTPWGQVDLRDARRGVLVPWVPNARDSIVQTERNQQQALAKGKPPANAVVAGAYDVFVFDARDPAALMRDLAAVTGPAALPPRWALGYMQSHRTLEDERQLLGIVDTFREKRIPVDAVIYLGTGFTPKGWNTRQPSFAFNPEVFPRGGAAFVRDMHARHVKVVLHMVPWDRDRLPRLDSTTARSYWQEHVGLFDAGVDAFWPDEGDWFDLFERLQRHRLYYEGPLSTRPDVRPWSLHRNGFPGIARWGGWVWSGDTESSWKTLEGQIAVGLNYSLSIGPFWGSDIGGFYATNELTGELYARWFQFAAFTPSFRGHGRTWQLRLPWGWGLSDMGPREGNNSNTGDSTRGVLRAELNNPAIEPIAKRYDELRYQLLPYTYTLAWEARTTGMPLMRALWLHYPTDSIARGLGSEYLWGRDLLVAPVFEKGAASRAVYLPAGDWYDWWTGARAAGGRTVTRPVDLATMPIYARAGAIVPVDPVRQWADEPVSAPTVLRVYRGADGAFTLYDDDGRSQDYLRGIGSWIRLSWNDARRRLTLAPGAPRGATNVVRPRTFDVVLMPDGARKTVRYGGTAIDVRF; from the coding sequence GTGAGACTGCTCCGCGCCGGCGCCGCGATCTCGCTCGCCGCGCGCGCGCATGCGCAGCCGATCGCCGCCGCTGGCCAGCCCGCGCAGCTCGACGTGCGTGCGGCGGGCGCGGCGAGCGTGCGCGTCACGCTGAAGCCGGCCGCCATGGCAGCGGCGTTCCCGTACACGCCGGCGCTCGTCGAGCGCACGTACGCGGCGCCAGCGATCAGCGTACGCGAGCTGCGCGCGCCCGTCAGGCGCACGGTCGGCGCGCTCACCGTGGAGGTGCGGCCGGACCCGCTCACCGTCGTGGTCCTCCGTGCGGCCGGCGACACGGTGCAGCGGCTCACGTTCCAGCCGGACGGGTCGCTCGCGTTCCGCGTCGACGACGCGCCGGTGCTGGGCATGGGCGAGGGCGGGCCGCGACCGCAGCAGGGCACGCCGTGGCGCACGGCGCCCATCCAGTTCGACCGCCGCGGGCGGCTCGACGAGATGGAGCCGCGGTGGCAGAGCGACGCGTACGGCTCGCGCAACCCGGCCGCGGTGCTCGTCGGCACCGGCGGCTGGGGCCTGTTCGTGCCCACGCCATGGGGGCAGGTGGATCTTCGCGACGCGCGGCGCGGTGTGCTCGTGCCGTGGGTGCCTAACGCGCGCGACAGCATCGTGCAGACCGAGCGCAACCAGCAGCAGGCGCTCGCGAAGGGAAAGCCGCCGGCGAACGCGGTCGTGGCGGGCGCCTACGACGTGTTCGTGTTCGACGCGCGCGACCCGGCCGCGCTCATGCGCGACCTCGCCGCGGTCACGGGCCCCGCCGCGCTCCCGCCGCGGTGGGCGCTCGGCTACATGCAGTCGCACCGCACGCTCGAGGACGAGCGGCAGCTGCTCGGCATCGTCGACACGTTCCGCGAGAAGCGCATCCCCGTCGACGCGGTGATCTACCTCGGCACGGGGTTCACGCCGAAGGGATGGAACACGCGGCAGCCGTCGTTCGCGTTCAACCCCGAGGTGTTCCCGCGGGGCGGCGCCGCGTTCGTGCGCGACATGCACGCGCGGCACGTGAAGGTCGTGCTGCACATGGTGCCGTGGGACCGCGATCGGCTGCCGAGGCTCGACTCGACGACCGCGCGCAGCTACTGGCAGGAGCACGTCGGGCTGTTCGACGCCGGCGTCGACGCGTTCTGGCCCGACGAGGGAGACTGGTTCGACCTGTTCGAGCGGCTCCAGCGCCATCGCCTGTACTACGAGGGGCCACTGTCGACGCGCCCCGACGTGAGGCCGTGGAGCCTGCACCGGAACGGCTTCCCCGGCATCGCACGCTGGGGCGGATGGGTGTGGTCGGGCGACACCGAGTCGTCGTGGAAGACGCTCGAGGGGCAGATCGCCGTGGGGCTCAACTACTCGCTCAGCATCGGCCCGTTCTGGGGATCCGACATCGGCGGCTTCTACGCCACGAACGAGCTGACGGGAGAGCTGTACGCGCGGTGGTTCCAGTTCGCGGCGTTCACGCCATCGTTCCGCGGCCACGGCCGCACCTGGCAGCTCCGACTGCCGTGGGGCTGGGGGCTGAGCGACATGGGCCCGCGCGAGGGGAACAACAGCAACACCGGCGACAGCACGCGCGGCGTGCTCCGCGCGGAGCTGAACAACCCGGCCATCGAGCCGATCGCGAAGCGCTACGACGAGCTGCGCTACCAGTTGCTGCCGTACACGTACACGCTCGCGTGGGAGGCGCGCACGACGGGGATGCCGCTCATGCGCGCGCTGTGGCTGCACTACCCGACCGACTCGATCGCGCGCGGCCTCGGCTCGGAGTACCTGTGGGGGCGCGACCTGCTCGTCGCGCCGGTGTTCGAGAAGGGCGCCGCGTCGCGCGCGGTCTATCTGCCGGCGGGCGACTGGTACGACTGGTGGACCGGCGCGCGCGCGGCCGGCGGCCGCACGGTGACGCGCCCCGTGGATCTCGCGACGATGCCGATCTACGCCCGCGCCGGCGCGATCGTCCCCGTCGATCCGGTGCGCCAGTGGGCGGACGAGCCGGTGAGCGCTCCGACGGTGCTGCGCGTATATCGGGGAGCGGACGGCGCGTTCACGCTGTACGACGACGACGGCCGCTCGCAGGACTACCTGCGCGGGATCGGCTCGTGGATCCGGCTCTCGTGGAACGACGCTCGGCGGCGCCTGACGCTCGCGCCGGGCGCGCCGCGGGGAGCGACGAACGTGGTACGGCCACGGACGTTCGACGTGGTGCTCATGCCCGACGGCGCTCGGAAGACCGTGCGGTACGGGGGCACGGCGATCGACGTGAGGTTCTGA
- a CDS encoding TIM-barrel domain-containing protein, which translates to MPDRLSRRDALKRLGALGTLGGLGALRGVLRSAEMVVAGRPVEVAVFAVSRVTVRITVRPIESGDPVPVPTTGALVSDAPGTLVRRTRVPGPVRVRAGDLVVGLSDGPPTIVVETRSGETVQRLTLDASAPGMSFLLPNGPLLGLGEGGPQFDRRGAADPMRNGQGGYRLATHGTRAPIQWLIGTGGGWAMFVHQPYGAFDLTGSPGRFTPPAESALPLDVFVVASHDPAIVMREYARVTGLPIMPPRWALGYQQSHRTLGGRDEILGVARTMREKRLPCDALIYLGTEFAPSGWNTRNGEFTWHAGNFPDPKAMLDTLHAEHFHVVLHAVVEGRRLTGRVTDPCTAPPLPSGRTPDNRWPPDRQVSCYWPAHRPLMALGVDGWWPDQGDGFDGPSRFNRHRMYYEGSLLERPNERPYALHRNASAGVQRFGGFVWSGDVHSRWETLATHVAVAINSGLSGLPYWGTDIGGFVPTAELTGELFVRWFQFGAFNPLFRSHGRNWHLHLPWGWDGGDGGPPETGSFHADPAALHDADVEPICRKYLELRMRLMPYLYTAVRDACDTGMPIVRALWLHHPDDSAAVADGTAYLWGRDVLVAPVVEQGATVRRAYLPRGRWWDFWTGEPVDGGRTVERAVDLATLPLWVRGGAVIPLGPVRQWVDEPSDAPTSLRVYPGADGRSTLYDDDGHTLDYRHGAWSRLALTWDDRRRRLTIAPAGGTPRAREFEVVLANGGEPRRVRFTGKAITVAM; encoded by the coding sequence ATGCCCGATCGTCTCTCCCGGCGCGACGCGCTGAAGCGGCTCGGCGCGTTAGGCACCCTCGGCGGGCTCGGCGCGCTGCGCGGCGTGCTCCGCTCGGCGGAGATGGTCGTCGCGGGGCGGCCGGTGGAGGTGGCGGTGTTCGCCGTGAGCCGGGTGACGGTGCGCATCACGGTGCGGCCGATCGAGTCCGGCGACCCCGTGCCCGTGCCGACGACCGGCGCGCTCGTGAGCGACGCGCCGGGCACGCTCGTACGCCGGACGCGTGTGCCCGGCCCCGTGCGCGTGCGCGCGGGCGACCTCGTGGTGGGCCTGTCGGACGGCCCGCCGACGATCGTCGTCGAGACGCGGAGCGGCGAGACGGTGCAGCGCCTGACGCTGGACGCGTCGGCGCCGGGCATGTCGTTCCTGCTGCCTAACGGTCCGCTGCTGGGACTGGGTGAGGGCGGGCCGCAGTTCGATCGCAGGGGCGCCGCGGACCCGATGCGCAACGGCCAGGGCGGCTACCGGCTCGCCACGCACGGCACCCGCGCGCCGATCCAGTGGCTGATCGGTACGGGCGGCGGCTGGGCGATGTTCGTCCACCAGCCATACGGCGCGTTCGACCTCACGGGATCCCCGGGGCGCTTCACGCCGCCGGCGGAGAGCGCGCTGCCGCTCGACGTGTTCGTCGTCGCGTCGCACGACCCGGCGATCGTCATGCGCGAGTACGCGCGCGTCACCGGCCTCCCGATCATGCCGCCGCGCTGGGCGCTCGGCTACCAGCAGTCGCATCGCACGCTCGGCGGCCGCGACGAGATCCTCGGCGTCGCGCGCACCATGCGCGAGAAGCGGCTGCCGTGCGACGCGCTCATCTACCTCGGCACCGAGTTCGCGCCGTCGGGGTGGAACACGCGCAACGGCGAGTTCACCTGGCACGCGGGGAACTTCCCCGACCCGAAGGCGATGCTCGACACGCTGCACGCCGAGCACTTCCACGTCGTGCTGCACGCGGTGGTGGAGGGAAGGCGCCTGACGGGACGCGTCACCGACCCGTGCACCGCACCGCCGCTGCCGAGCGGACGCACGCCGGACAACCGGTGGCCGCCGGACCGCCAGGTGTCGTGCTACTGGCCCGCGCACCGCCCGCTCATGGCGCTCGGCGTCGACGGCTGGTGGCCGGATCAGGGGGACGGGTTCGACGGGCCGTCGCGCTTCAACCGCCATCGCATGTACTACGAGGGCTCGCTGCTCGAGCGGCCTAACGAGCGGCCGTACGCGCTGCACCGCAACGCGTCGGCCGGCGTGCAGCGCTTCGGCGGCTTCGTCTGGTCGGGCGACGTGCACTCGCGGTGGGAGACGCTCGCCACGCACGTCGCGGTCGCGATCAACAGCGGGCTGTCGGGGCTCCCGTACTGGGGCACCGACATCGGCGGCTTCGTGCCGACGGCCGAGCTCACGGGCGAGCTGTTCGTGCGCTGGTTCCAGTTCGGCGCGTTCAACCCGCTGTTCCGCTCGCACGGCCGCAACTGGCACCTGCACCTGCCGTGGGGGTGGGACGGCGGCGACGGCGGCCCTCCGGAGACGGGCAGCTTCCACGCCGACCCCGCGGCGCTGCACGACGCCGACGTCGAGCCGATCTGCCGCAAGTATCTCGAGCTGCGGATGCGGCTCATGCCGTACCTCTACACGGCCGTGCGTGACGCGTGCGACACCGGCATGCCGATCGTGCGCGCGCTCTGGCTCCATCATCCCGACGACTCCGCGGCGGTCGCCGACGGGACCGCGTACCTGTGGGGGCGCGACGTGCTCGTGGCGCCGGTGGTGGAGCAGGGCGCCACCGTCAGGCGCGCGTACCTGCCGCGCGGGCGGTGGTGGGACTTCTGGACCGGCGAGCCCGTGGACGGCGGGCGCACCGTGGAGCGCGCCGTGGATCTCGCGACGCTGCCGCTCTGGGTGCGCGGCGGCGCCGTGATTCCGTTAGGCCCGGTGCGCCAGTGGGTCGACGAGCCGTCCGACGCGCCGACGTCGCTGCGCGTGTACCCCGGCGCCGACGGGCGCTCGACACTCTACGACGACGATGGCCACACGCTCGACTACCGGCACGGCGCGTGGTCGCGTCTCGCGCTCACGTGGGACGACCGCCGCCGCCGACTCACCATCGCGCCCGCCGGCGGCACGCCCCGCGCGCGGGAGTTCGAGGTGGTGCTCGCGAACGGCGGCGAGCCGCGGCGGGTGCGCTTCACGGGCAAGGCGATCACGGTCGCGATGTAG
- a CDS encoding oligogalacturonate lyase family protein, whose product MRLRVVAPLLAALIASRAAAQEPRTDWVDPATGHRVIRLSAEPGSQTLYFHDNAYSPEGDRFVFTGPAGIMTVDLTALGTAPPRAELAVPRPAGGAYVARRSREIYFTRGGEVLAYHMDTKATRRVPHATRTVINADESVAATAVAAEDPSGHTPRPAYREPRPQLERMFPGKRLDELTPEQQYAVTKEDGLARRALNPDGMAFVFTDLKTGASRTTGYQYAWLNHLQFSPTDPALLLYCHEGTWHEVDRIWTIRTDGSEMTLRHRRTMDMEIAGHEFWSHDGRTIWFDLQTPRSGVFWIAGVDVATGRERRYRVDRDAWSVHYNVSRDDSLFMGDGGDETQVAFAKDGRWINLFRVQPDGTLRREKLVDMSRHNYVTGRGGVEPNGSITPDKKWVIFTGNFDGARHVYAVEIARRR is encoded by the coding sequence GTGCGGCTCCGCGTCGTCGCGCCGCTGCTCGCCGCGCTGATCGCCTCGCGCGCGGCGGCGCAGGAGCCGCGCACCGACTGGGTGGATCCGGCTACGGGCCACCGCGTCATCCGCCTGTCCGCGGAGCCGGGGAGTCAGACGCTCTACTTCCACGACAACGCGTACTCGCCGGAGGGGGACCGCTTCGTCTTCACGGGTCCCGCCGGCATCATGACGGTGGATCTGACGGCGTTAGGCACCGCGCCGCCGCGCGCCGAGCTGGCGGTGCCGCGCCCGGCGGGCGGCGCGTACGTCGCCCGGCGGTCGCGCGAGATCTACTTCACCCGCGGCGGCGAGGTGCTCGCGTACCACATGGACACGAAGGCGACGCGCCGCGTGCCGCACGCGACGCGCACCGTGATCAACGCCGACGAGAGCGTCGCCGCCACGGCCGTCGCGGCCGAGGATCCTTCCGGGCACACGCCGCGGCCGGCGTACCGCGAGCCGCGCCCGCAGCTCGAGCGCATGTTCCCCGGCAAGCGGCTCGACGAGCTGACGCCGGAGCAGCAGTACGCGGTGACGAAGGAGGACGGCCTCGCGCGGCGCGCGCTCAACCCCGACGGCATGGCGTTCGTCTTCACCGACCTGAAGACCGGCGCGTCGCGCACCACCGGCTACCAGTACGCGTGGCTCAACCACCTGCAGTTCTCGCCGACGGATCCCGCGCTGCTGCTCTACTGCCACGAGGGCACGTGGCACGAGGTGGACCGCATCTGGACGATCCGCACCGACGGATCCGAGATGACGCTGCGCCACCGGCGCACGATGGACATGGAGATCGCGGGCCATGAGTTCTGGAGCCACGATGGCCGCACGATCTGGTTCGATCTGCAGACGCCGCGCAGCGGGGTCTTCTGGATCGCCGGCGTCGACGTCGCCACCGGCAGGGAGCGGCGCTACCGCGTCGACCGCGACGCATGGTCGGTGCACTACAACGTGTCGCGCGACGACTCGCTGTTCATGGGCGACGGCGGCGACGAGACGCAGGTGGCGTTCGCGAAGGACGGCCGGTGGATCAACCTGTTCCGCGTGCAGCCCGACGGCACGCTGCGGCGCGAGAAGCTGGTCGACATGTCACGGCACAACTACGTGACCGGCCGCGGCGGCGTGGAGCCCAACGGCTCGATCACGCCGGACAAGAAGTGGGTGATCTTCACCGGCAACTTCGACGGCGCGCGCCACGTGTACGCGGTGGAGATCGCGAGACGCCGATAG
- a CDS encoding S9 family peptidase: MMRRILVGTLASLTFVSSPRAQTVTAADYARAARFLAPGVNALVVGGVVVPNWLPDGRFWYRNTTLGGPEIVVIDPVKRSRERCDAGATTCAGATISVPASGGGGRRGFGGGGGPVSSTGQPLALSPDGRKGAFVKDWNLWVRDMTSGQERALTTDGTKWFGYAIDNAGWSTSDRAMVAWSPDSRKIATQQQDERSVGEMYLVSTVVGHPSLRVSKFPLPGDSVMAMLHRVVIDVDAGTVTRLRMPPDYHRGTIGDDIRMGDYVWSPDARRLAIASVARDHKRAWLSIADVATGDARKVYEETVPTQYESRAQWQVLWPTNEFVWYSEKDGWGQLYLHDLATGALKKQITTGEGPVMSVARLDEKGRAIWFGANGREPGQDPYFNHLYRISLEGGRQTSLTPEDGNHTTTFSPDGKWIVDTYSTPVVPPTVVLRDGATGRVVMPLEKADISRLLATGWKPPMPITVKARDGKTDLYGLMFVPTQLDSTRKYPIVNNVYPGPQTGSTGSRSFAAARGDRQALAELGFVVVTIDGMGTPGRSKAFQDAYYGAMGRDNTIPDQISGMTDLARRYRFIDLDRAGIWGHSGGGFATTTAMFRFPGVFKVGIAESGNHDQRVNEDDWGERYQGLVVRDATGTDSYAAEANQEFAKNLVGHLLLAHGTMDTNVPPYQTMLVADALIKANKDFDLLMIPNANHGYGAASNYMMRRRWDYFVKWLMGSEPPKEFDLGTATR, translated from the coding sequence ATGATGCGCCGAATCCTGGTTGGAACGCTCGCTTCGCTTACGTTCGTCTCGTCGCCGCGCGCGCAGACGGTCACGGCGGCGGACTACGCGCGCGCGGCGCGGTTTCTCGCGCCCGGCGTGAACGCCCTCGTCGTCGGCGGCGTCGTGGTGCCTAACTGGCTCCCCGACGGGCGGTTCTGGTACCGCAACACGACGCTCGGCGGCCCGGAGATCGTCGTCATCGACCCGGTGAAGCGCTCGCGCGAGCGGTGTGACGCCGGCGCGACGACGTGCGCGGGCGCGACGATCTCGGTGCCGGCGAGTGGCGGCGGCGGACGCCGCGGCTTCGGGGGTGGGGGCGGACCGGTGAGCTCCACCGGGCAGCCGCTCGCGCTGTCGCCCGATGGCCGGAAGGGCGCGTTCGTGAAGGACTGGAATCTGTGGGTGAGGGACATGACCAGCGGCCAGGAGCGCGCCCTCACCACCGACGGCACGAAGTGGTTCGGGTACGCCATCGACAACGCCGGATGGAGCACGAGCGATCGCGCGATGGTCGCCTGGTCGCCAGACTCGCGGAAGATCGCCACGCAGCAGCAGGACGAGCGGAGCGTCGGCGAGATGTACCTCGTGAGCACCGTCGTCGGCCACCCGTCGCTGCGCGTGTCGAAGTTCCCGCTGCCGGGCGACAGCGTGATGGCGATGCTGCACCGCGTCGTGATCGACGTCGATGCCGGCACGGTCACGCGCCTCAGGATGCCACCCGACTACCACCGGGGCACCATCGGCGACGACATCCGCATGGGCGACTACGTGTGGAGCCCCGACGCGAGGCGCCTCGCGATCGCGTCGGTGGCGCGCGACCACAAGCGCGCGTGGCTTTCGATCGCCGACGTGGCGACGGGCGATGCGCGCAAGGTGTACGAGGAGACGGTACCGACGCAGTACGAGTCGCGCGCACAGTGGCAGGTGCTCTGGCCGACGAACGAGTTCGTGTGGTACTCGGAGAAGGACGGCTGGGGACAGCTCTACCTGCACGACCTCGCGACCGGCGCGCTGAAGAAGCAGATCACGACCGGCGAGGGGCCGGTGATGTCGGTCGCGCGGCTCGACGAGAAGGGGCGCGCGATCTGGTTCGGCGCGAACGGGCGCGAGCCAGGGCAGGACCCGTACTTCAACCACCTCTATCGCATCTCGCTCGAAGGCGGTCGTCAGACGTCGCTCACGCCGGAGGACGGCAACCACACGACGACCTTCTCGCCCGACGGGAAGTGGATCGTCGACACGTACTCGACGCCCGTGGTGCCGCCCACCGTGGTGCTGCGCGACGGCGCGACCGGGCGCGTGGTGATGCCGCTCGAGAAGGCGGACATCAGCCGCCTGCTCGCGACCGGATGGAAGCCGCCGATGCCGATCACGGTGAAGGCGCGCGACGGCAAGACCGATCTCTACGGCCTGATGTTCGTGCCGACGCAGCTCGACTCGACGAGAAAGTATCCGATCGTCAACAACGTCTACCCGGGGCCGCAGACCGGCAGCACGGGCAGCCGCTCGTTCGCCGCCGCGCGCGGCGACCGGCAGGCGCTGGCCGAGCTGGGCTTCGTCGTCGTCACGATCGACGGCATGGGCACGCCGGGGCGGTCGAAGGCGTTCCAGGACGCGTACTACGGCGCGATGGGGCGCGACAACACGATCCCCGACCAGATCAGCGGGATGACGGATCTCGCGCGGCGGTACCGCTTCATCGATCTCGACCGCGCGGGGATCTGGGGACACTCCGGCGGCGGCTTCGCGACGACCACCGCGATGTTCCGCTTCCCCGGCGTGTTCAAGGTCGGCATCGCCGAGTCGGGGAACCACGACCAGCGCGTGAACGAGGACGACTGGGGCGAGCGCTACCAGGGGCTCGTGGTGCGCGACGCGACCGGCACCGACAGCTACGCGGCGGAGGCGAACCAGGAGTTCGCGAAGAACCTCGTCGGGCACCTGCTGCTCGCGCACGGCACGATGGACACGAACGTCCCGCCGTACCAGACGATGCTCGTGGCCGACGCGCTCATCAAGGCGAACAAGGACTTCGACCTGCTGATGATCCCGAACGCGAACCACGGCTACGGCGCGGCGTCGAACTACATGATGCGGCGGCGGTGGGACTACTTCGTGAAGTGGCTGATGGGCAGCGAGCCGCCGAAGGAGTTCGATCTCGGGACGGCGACGCGTTGA
- a CDS encoding glycoside hydrolase family 127 protein, protein MTRSTLSRREMLGLTGKAAAAAALYPILQTAIAPEGEAQSLGIAPQVNGLAGVDRVVVLPGKTYLRGWAGYGDPPRRGERRRPGQPEPAPPPTGPTPNVRWSKASGPGRVTFANPTALQTTATFTAPGTYVLRLTADNGATTSTSELTVKAENPAPARQLGVVHTKRYTIDSPLWNDRFKALIVSWIPHCIDQLERTDIPVGGIDNFIEAGKALRGEPHGAHKGYVFSNAYVHNAVESMSIALMIDAKGDPETLAAQQRMRETLDRWIPIILAAQEPDGYMQTAFTLPRVTNAGGNGGQNTGPFEHWTRRGDHEGYTAGYFLESAIVHYMMTDRKDARLYDAAKKLADCWDRNLGPAPKKAWYDGHQEMEQALVRFGRFVNDNEGAGKGDRYIKLAKFLLDNRYVAARDDRERSEYDQSHLPVIEQYEAVGHAVRAMYNYSGMADVVTETHDPDYRSAVKSLWDNIVNRKYYVTGGIGSGETSEGFGPNYSLRNAAYCESCSSCGVIFFQWKMGLAYHDAKYADLVEETIYNALLGGLAMDGKTFYYPNPLDARTLRTAWHSVPCCVGNIPRTLLQMPTWTYAKDPDGTGIYVNQFVGSTITVENVGGTDVEMVQRTNYPWDGKVAVTVNPKGGAKRMTVRVRVPDRETSALYASTPAVKGLTSMTVNGKAVKPKIENGYAVLTRSWTPGDRIDFEVPLTIQRVRAIEQVEADRGKVALRYGPLVYNIEKVDVGDVAKVLPPNAPLSTEWRGDLLHGVAVITGAFADGSPMVAIPNYARMNREPAPPPPLPQPADPSATNAPRERPAPPPIVSVVWINEGRAS, encoded by the coding sequence ATGACGCGCTCGACCCTATCTCGTCGCGAGATGCTCGGCCTGACGGGCAAGGCCGCGGCGGCCGCCGCGCTGTATCCGATCCTGCAGACGGCCATCGCCCCGGAAGGCGAGGCGCAATCGTTAGGCATCGCCCCGCAGGTGAACGGCCTCGCCGGCGTCGACCGCGTGGTGGTGCTGCCGGGGAAGACGTACCTGCGCGGCTGGGCCGGGTACGGCGATCCGCCGCGCCGCGGCGAGCGCCGTCGCCCCGGGCAGCCCGAGCCGGCGCCGCCGCCGACCGGCCCCACGCCCAACGTCCGCTGGAGCAAGGCGTCAGGCCCCGGCCGAGTGACGTTCGCGAACCCGACGGCGCTTCAGACCACGGCGACGTTCACCGCGCCCGGCACCTACGTGCTCCGCCTCACCGCCGACAACGGCGCGACGACGTCGACGTCGGAGCTCACCGTGAAGGCCGAGAACCCGGCGCCGGCGCGCCAGCTCGGCGTCGTCCACACGAAGCGGTACACGATCGACAGCCCGCTGTGGAACGACCGATTCAAGGCGCTCATCGTGAGCTGGATCCCGCACTGCATCGACCAGCTCGAGCGCACCGACATCCCGGTCGGCGGCATCGACAACTTCATCGAGGCGGGGAAGGCGCTGCGCGGCGAGCCGCATGGCGCGCACAAGGGCTACGTGTTCTCCAACGCGTACGTGCACAACGCCGTCGAGTCGATGAGCATCGCGCTCATGATCGACGCGAAGGGCGATCCGGAGACGCTCGCCGCGCAGCAGCGCATGCGGGAGACGCTCGACCGCTGGATCCCGATCATCCTCGCCGCGCAGGAGCCGGACGGCTACATGCAGACCGCGTTCACGCTGCCGCGCGTGACGAACGCGGGCGGGAACGGCGGGCAGAACACGGGGCCGTTCGAGCACTGGACGCGCCGCGGCGATCACGAGGGATACACCGCGGGCTACTTCCTCGAGTCGGCCATCGTGCACTACATGATGACCGACCGGAAGGACGCGCGGCTCTACGACGCGGCGAAGAAGCTCGCCGACTGCTGGGATCGGAACCTCGGCCCGGCGCCGAAGAAGGCGTGGTACGACGGCCACCAGGAGATGGAGCAGGCGCTCGTCCGCTTCGGCCGCTTCGTGAACGACAACGAGGGCGCGGGGAAGGGCGACCGGTACATCAAGCTCGCGAAGTTCCTGCTCGACAACCGCTACGTCGCCGCGCGCGACGACCGCGAGCGCAGCGAGTACGACCAGAGCCACCTGCCGGTGATCGAGCAGTACGAGGCGGTCGGACACGCGGTGCGCGCGATGTACAACTACTCGGGGATGGCCGACGTGGTGACGGAGACCCACGACCCCGACTACCGCAGCGCGGTGAAGTCGCTGTGGGACAACATCGTGAACCGGAAGTACTACGTCACCGGCGGCATCGGCAGCGGCGAGACGTCGGAAGGGTTCGGGCCGAACTACTCGCTGCGCAACGCCGCGTACTGCGAGTCGTGCTCGAGCTGCGGCGTGATCTTCTTCCAGTGGAAGATGGGGCTCGCGTACCACGACGCGAAGTACGCCGACCTCGTCGAGGAGACGATCTACAACGCGCTGCTCGGCGGGCTCGCGATGGACGGCAAGACGTTCTACTACCCGAACCCGCTCGACGCGCGAACGCTGCGCACGGCGTGGCACTCGGTGCCGTGCTGCGTCGGCAACATCCCGCGCACGCTGCTGCAGATGCCGACGTGGACGTACGCGAAGGATCCGGACGGCACGGGGATCTACGTCAACCAGTTCGTCGGCAGCACGATCACGGTCGAGAACGTGGGCGGCACCGACGTGGAGATGGTGCAGCGCACGAACTACCCGTGGGACGGCAAGGTCGCCGTGACGGTGAACCCGAAGGGCGGCGCGAAGCGCATGACGGTGCGCGTGCGCGTGCCGGACCGCGAGACGAGCGCGCTCTACGCGTCGACGCCGGCGGTGAAGGGGCTCACGTCGATGACGGTGAACGGCAAGGCGGTGAAGCCGAAGATCGAGAACGGCTACGCGGTGCTGACGCGGTCGTGGACGCCCGGCGACCGGATCGACTTCGAGGTCCCGCTGACGATCCAGCGCGTGCGTGCGATCGAGCAGGTCGAGGCCGACCGCGGCAAGGTGGCGCTCCGCTACGGGCCGCTCGTGTACAACATCGAGAAGGTGGACGTGGGCGACGTCGCGAAGGTGCTGCCGCCGAACGCGCCGCTCAGCACCGAGTGGCGGGGCGACCTGCTGCACGGCGTCGCGGTGATCACGGGCGCGTTCGCCGACGGCTCGCCGATGGTGGCGATCCCGAACTACGCGCGCATGAACCGCGAGCCGGCGCCGCCGCCGCCACTGCCGCAGCCCGCCGATCCGTCGGCGACGAACGCGCCGCGCGAGCGGCCCGCCCCGCCGCCGATCGTGTCGGTGGTGTGGATCAACGAGGGGCGGGCTTCCTGA